One genomic segment of Streptomyces sp. TLI_146 includes these proteins:
- a CDS encoding aldehyde dehydrogenase, translating into MTSDLIEHTRLYIGGELTDPRGTDVIDVVSPHTEQVIGRVPHASRADVDHAVATARRAFDEGPWPRLPLADRIEVVTRIKDAIALRHEEIARSISSQNGSPYSWSVLAQALGAMMVWDAAITVARDFPYEERRAGVLGPILVRREPVGVVAAVVPWNVPQFVAAAKLAPALLAGCSVVLKPSPETPLDAYILGDIAREAGLPEGVLSILPADREVSEYLVGHPDVDKVSFTGSVAAGRRVMEVAARNLTRVTLELGGKSAAVVLPDADLASTVAGVVPAAWMNNGQACVAQTRILAPASRYDEFAEAFAAAAGQLVVGDPLDPATQVGPLVAKRQQQRSLDYIRIGQEEGAKILAGGGRPPGRDRGWYVEPTLFGAVDNSMRIAREEIFGPVICLLPYADEAEALAIANDSEYGLSGSVWTGDVEHGIDFARRVRTGTFNVNTFSLDMFGPFGGYKNSGLGREFGPEGLSEYLEHKMIHLPAGYGGEA; encoded by the coding sequence ATGACCAGCGATCTCATCGAGCACACCCGGCTCTACATCGGCGGGGAACTCACCGACCCCCGCGGAACCGACGTCATCGACGTCGTCTCGCCCCACACCGAACAGGTCATCGGCCGGGTGCCGCACGCCTCCCGGGCCGACGTCGACCACGCCGTCGCCACCGCCCGCCGGGCCTTCGACGAGGGGCCCTGGCCACGGCTGCCGCTCGCCGACCGCATCGAGGTCGTCACCCGTATCAAGGACGCGATCGCCCTGCGCCACGAGGAGATCGCCCGCTCCATCAGCTCGCAGAACGGCTCCCCGTACTCCTGGAGCGTCCTCGCCCAGGCCCTCGGCGCGATGATGGTCTGGGACGCGGCCATCACCGTCGCGCGCGACTTCCCGTACGAGGAGCGGCGCGCCGGGGTCCTCGGGCCGATCCTGGTGCGGCGCGAGCCGGTCGGGGTGGTGGCGGCCGTCGTCCCGTGGAACGTCCCGCAGTTCGTGGCCGCCGCCAAGCTCGCGCCCGCGCTGCTCGCCGGGTGCTCGGTGGTGCTCAAGCCGTCCCCGGAGACGCCCCTCGACGCGTACATACTCGGCGACATCGCCCGCGAGGCCGGGCTGCCGGAGGGCGTGCTCTCGATCCTGCCCGCCGACCGGGAGGTCAGCGAGTACCTGGTCGGGCACCCGGATGTGGACAAGGTGTCGTTCACCGGGTCGGTGGCGGCCGGGCGGCGCGTGATGGAGGTCGCCGCGCGCAACCTCACCCGGGTCACCCTGGAGCTGGGCGGCAAGTCCGCCGCCGTCGTGCTGCCCGACGCCGACCTGGCGTCGACGGTCGCCGGAGTCGTACCGGCCGCGTGGATGAACAACGGGCAGGCGTGCGTCGCCCAGACCCGGATCCTGGCGCCCGCGAGCCGTTACGACGAGTTCGCGGAGGCGTTCGCGGCCGCCGCCGGGCAGCTGGTCGTCGGCGACCCGCTCGACCCGGCGACCCAGGTCGGCCCGCTGGTCGCCAAACGGCAGCAGCAGCGCTCGCTCGACTACATCCGGATCGGCCAGGAGGAGGGTGCCAAGATCCTTGCGGGCGGCGGCCGTCCGCCGGGGCGGGACCGGGGCTGGTACGTCGAGCCGACGCTGTTCGGCGCCGTCGACAACTCCATGCGGATCGCCCGCGAGGAGATCTTCGGGCCGGTGATCTGCCTCCTGCCGTACGCGGACGAGGCCGAGGCGCTGGCGATCGCGAACGACTCCGAGTACGGGCTCAGCGGCAGCGTGTGGACCGGCGACGTCGAGCACGGCATCGACTTCGCCCGGCGGGTGCGCACCGGCACGTTCAACGTGAACACCTTCAGCCTGGACATGTTCGGCCCGTTCGGCGGCTACAAGAACTCCGGTCTGGGGCGGGAGTTCGGGCCCGAGGGGCTCAGCGAGTACCTGGAGCACAAGATGATCCATCTGCCCGCCGGGTACGGGGGCGAGGCGTGA
- a CDS encoding MBL fold metallo-hydrolase has translation MTQMARGTRVADHGGGVHSIEVPIPDNPLGHTLVYVVDTGRGPVLVDTGWDDPASWDTLTDGLRRLGTEVADIHGVVLTHHHPDHHGLSGRVREASGAWLAMHAADTAVVRRTREAEPGAWLSYLVEKLTAVGAPEDHLAPLRAARARGSARSLPGLRAALPDREIVPGDLLPLPGRRLRAIWTPGHTPGHVCLHLEERHPSDRPGHGRLFSGDHLLPGITPHIGLYEDPDDATVTDPLGDYVSSLERVGRLGVAEVLPAHQHTFTDAAGRVRTLLAHHESRLADLLSLLAAEPLTPWQLAVRMEWNRPWSQIPYGSRNIAVSEAEAHVRRLVKLGRAEGVPGPPLAYRAV, from the coding sequence ATGACGCAGATGGCACGGGGGACGCGGGTGGCCGACCACGGCGGGGGCGTCCACTCGATCGAGGTGCCCATCCCGGACAACCCGCTCGGCCACACGCTGGTGTACGTGGTCGACACCGGCCGGGGCCCGGTCCTGGTCGACACGGGGTGGGACGACCCGGCGTCCTGGGACACGCTGACGGACGGCCTGCGGCGGCTCGGCACCGAGGTCGCGGACATCCACGGGGTGGTGCTCACCCACCACCACCCCGACCACCACGGGCTCTCCGGCCGGGTGCGGGAGGCGTCCGGGGCGTGGCTCGCGATGCACGCGGCGGACACGGCGGTGGTCCGGCGCACCCGGGAGGCGGAGCCGGGGGCCTGGCTGTCCTATCTCGTGGAGAAGCTGACGGCGGTGGGGGCGCCGGAGGACCACCTCGCGCCGCTGCGGGCGGCACGGGCGCGGGGTTCCGCCCGGTCGCTGCCGGGCCTGCGGGCGGCTCTGCCCGACCGGGAGATCGTCCCCGGCGACCTGCTGCCGCTGCCGGGCCGCCGGCTGCGGGCGATCTGGACGCCCGGTCACACGCCGGGCCACGTCTGCCTCCACCTGGAGGAGCGGCACCCCTCGGACCGCCCGGGTCACGGCCGCCTGTTCTCGGGCGACCACCTGTTGCCCGGGATCACTCCGCACATCGGGCTGTACGAGGACCCCGACGACGCGACGGTGACCGATCCCCTCGGCGACTACGTGTCCTCCCTTGAGCGGGTGGGCCGCCTGGGGGTGGCGGAGGTGCTCCCCGCCCACCAGCACACGTTCACGGACGCGGCCGGGCGGGTCCGTACGCTCCTCGCCCACCACGAGTCCCGCCTGGCGGACCTGCTCTCCCTGCTGGCGGCCGAGCCCCTCACCCCCTGGCAGCTGGCGGTCCGGATGGAGTGGAACCGCCCCTGGTCGCAGATCCCCTACGGCTCGCGCAACATCGCGGTGTCGGAGGCGGAGGCGCATGTACGGCGACTGGTGAAGCTGGGGCGGGCGGAGGGGGTACCGGGCCCGCCGCTGGCGTACCGGGCGGTTTAG
- a CDS encoding prenyltransferase/squalene oxidase repeat-containing protein, with product MTVRRCAAALAVATVALGAAAPAALADGTAPSSPAKTLPQGLYGTKDPAFDGVWRQSLALLAQSTVGVKPAAQAVTWLTGQQCDTGGFSSYRADAAKPCDAKTVLDTNATAAAVQALVALGDHTDAVTKGVSWLKTVQNPDGGWPYNPGGKSDANSTSVVIGALAAAGEKPADAKSAVKDGQGGKSPLDALLTFAMPCDSTPGSGAFAYQPDLKTSKLYANADASAAAVTASYGKGLAATAGHSDAKGTTCEKATTPEQAAHNGAAYLARTMAKSGHLNSMMPGAENQPDYGNTADAVVALAADGQEAQAKASLQWLEKNASGWAKENGPAAYAQLVLAANATGADPRKFGGTDLVSQLNATGPTPAGTQAADQTKQAKSDEKKDDSSSTSVWWIVGVFFVASVGVGFLVSARKKNAQK from the coding sequence ATGACCGTACGCCGCTGCGCCGCAGCGCTCGCCGTCGCCACCGTCGCCCTCGGCGCTGCCGCCCCGGCCGCCCTCGCCGACGGCACGGCGCCGTCCTCCCCCGCCAAGACCCTCCCGCAGGGGCTGTACGGGACGAAGGACCCCGCGTTCGACGGCGTCTGGCGGCAGTCGCTCGCCCTGCTCGCCCAGAGCACGGTCGGCGTGAAGCCCGCCGCGCAGGCGGTGACGTGGCTGACGGGTCAGCAGTGCGACACCGGCGGCTTCTCCTCGTACCGTGCCGACGCCGCCAAGCCGTGCGACGCCAAGACGGTGCTCGACACCAACGCCACCGCCGCCGCGGTCCAGGCCCTCGTCGCCCTCGGCGACCACACCGACGCCGTGACGAAGGGCGTCTCCTGGCTGAAGACCGTGCAGAACCCCGACGGTGGCTGGCCCTACAACCCCGGCGGCAAGAGCGACGCCAACTCCACCTCGGTCGTGATCGGCGCCCTCGCCGCCGCCGGTGAGAAGCCCGCCGACGCCAAGTCCGCCGTCAAGGACGGCCAGGGCGGCAAGTCGCCGCTGGACGCGCTGCTCACGTTCGCGATGCCGTGCGACAGCACGCCCGGCTCGGGCGCGTTCGCCTACCAGCCGGACCTGAAGACCTCGAAGCTGTACGCGAACGCCGACGCCAGCGCCGCCGCCGTGACCGCCTCGTACGGCAAGGGCCTCGCCGCCACCGCCGGGCACTCCGACGCCAAGGGCACCACCTGCGAGAAGGCGACCACGCCGGAGCAGGCCGCGCACAACGGCGCCGCGTACCTGGCCCGCACCATGGCCAAGTCGGGCCACCTCAACTCGATGATGCCGGGCGCCGAGAACCAGCCCGACTACGGCAACACCGCCGACGCCGTCGTGGCCCTCGCCGCCGACGGCCAGGAGGCCCAGGCCAAGGCGTCCCTCCAGTGGCTGGAGAAGAACGCGTCCGGCTGGGCCAAGGAGAACGGCCCGGCCGCGTACGCCCAGCTCGTCCTCGCCGCGAACGCCACCGGCGCCGACCCGAGGAAGTTCGGCGGCACGGACCTGGTGTCCCAGCTGAACGCCACGGGCCCGACCCCGGCGGGCACGCAGGCGGCCGACCAGACCAAGCAGGCCAAGTCCGACGAGAAGAAGGACGACTCCTCCAGCACGTCGGTGTGGTGGATCGTCGGCGTGTTCTTCGTGGCGAGCGTGGGCGTCGGCTTCCTCGTCAGCGCGCGCAAGAAGAACGCACAGAAGTGA
- a CDS encoding SCO2322 family protein yields the protein MSGHRLTAVTGLALALTLGAGAVAVPAQASGYRYWSFWERQGTTWTYATQGPATAHPSDGDVQGFRFAVSADSKDAATPRSAPTFAQVCASTPAKPGRKRVALALDFGTPQDAPGGETPPAPRTACAQVPEDATTADALAAVAKPLRYNSAALLCAIAGYPHTGCGEQVSTKKPDTRPSTAAPEKSSDSGPSLGLLAGIAAVLALAAAAIWQSRRRRD from the coding sequence ATGTCCGGGCACCGCCTCACGGCCGTGACCGGCCTCGCCCTCGCGCTGACGCTCGGCGCGGGGGCGGTGGCGGTGCCCGCACAGGCGTCGGGCTACCGCTACTGGTCGTTCTGGGAGCGCCAGGGCACGACCTGGACGTACGCCACGCAGGGCCCGGCCACCGCGCACCCCTCCGACGGCGACGTCCAGGGCTTCCGCTTCGCGGTCAGCGCGGACTCCAAGGACGCGGCGACCCCGCGCTCGGCGCCGACGTTCGCGCAGGTGTGCGCGTCGACACCGGCGAAGCCGGGCCGCAAGCGGGTCGCCCTCGCGCTCGACTTCGGCACCCCGCAGGACGCGCCGGGCGGCGAGACGCCCCCGGCACCGCGTACGGCGTGCGCGCAGGTCCCCGAGGACGCGACGACGGCGGACGCCCTGGCCGCGGTGGCCAAGCCGCTCCGCTACAACAGCGCGGCCCTGCTGTGCGCGATCGCGGGCTACCCGCACACGGGTTGCGGCGAACAGGTGTCGACGAAGAAGCCGGACACGCGGCCCAGCACCGCCGCTCCGGAGAAGTCCTCGGACTCCGGCCCGTCCCTGGGCCTGCTGGCGGGCATCGCGGCAGTCCTGGCCCTGGCAGCAGCAGCGATCTGGCAATCCCGCCGCCGCCGCGACTGA
- a CDS encoding energy-coupling factor transporter transmembrane component T: MPRNDDTRQPGPASKPDGEPTDSPQPPTAKAPHKKTRTGERTVTGGAGGYDNPAGGRVHPRRPAADEHRTPRPAPKRHRTPPPAAKRHRTPYTTRSNALHPGAWWLWAIGLATAASRTTNPLLLALLVAVAGYVVAARRTDAPWARSYTAFVKLGLAVVAIRLVFNVALGSPIPGTHTLLTLPEAPLPDWAKGIRIGGRVTAEGMLFALYDGARLAALLICVGAANALANPARLLKSLPGALYEAGVAVVVAMTFAPNMVADVARLRTVRRLRGRPTGGIKAILQIGLPVLEGALERSVAVAASMDARGYGRTAHVPPAVRHTTTVLTLGGLLGVCAGTYGLLAAEGARYGLPVLLTGLAAALAGLRLGGRRSVRTRYRPDRWGTRAWLVAGSGAAVAAAMIWAGTYAPDALHPGVVPLTAPELPLWPALATLVGLLPAFVTPAPQTPRTPRTPQESK; encoded by the coding sequence ATGCCCAGGAACGACGACACCCGGCAGCCAGGTCCGGCGAGCAAGCCCGACGGGGAACCCACCGACTCCCCGCAGCCGCCGACGGCGAAGGCGCCCCACAAGAAGACCCGCACCGGCGAACGGACCGTCACAGGTGGAGCGGGTGGGTACGACAACCCGGCCGGAGGCCGGGTGCACCCACGACGGCCCGCGGCCGACGAACACCGCACCCCACGCCCCGCGCCCAAGCGGCACCGCACCCCACCCCCCGCGGCGAAGCGGCACCGCACCCCCTACACCACCCGCTCCAACGCCCTGCACCCCGGCGCCTGGTGGCTGTGGGCCATAGGGCTGGCCACGGCCGCTTCCCGCACCACCAACCCCCTCCTCCTCGCCCTGCTCGTGGCCGTCGCCGGCTACGTCGTCGCGGCGAGGCGTACGGACGCGCCGTGGGCCCGCTCGTACACCGCCTTCGTCAAGCTCGGCCTCGCCGTCGTCGCCATCCGCCTCGTCTTCAACGTGGCCCTCGGCTCGCCGATCCCCGGCACCCACACCCTCCTCACGCTCCCCGAGGCCCCCCTCCCCGACTGGGCGAAGGGCATCCGCATCGGCGGCCGCGTCACCGCCGAGGGCATGCTCTTCGCCCTCTACGACGGCGCCCGACTCGCCGCGCTCCTCATCTGCGTCGGCGCCGCGAACGCCCTCGCCAACCCGGCCCGCCTCCTCAAGTCCCTCCCGGGCGCCCTGTACGAGGCGGGCGTCGCCGTCGTCGTCGCGATGACGTTCGCGCCGAACATGGTCGCCGACGTCGCCCGGCTGAGGACCGTCCGCCGACTGCGCGGCCGCCCCACCGGCGGCATCAAGGCGATCCTCCAGATCGGCCTGCCGGTCCTGGAGGGCGCCCTGGAACGCTCGGTCGCCGTCGCCGCCTCCATGGACGCCCGCGGCTACGGCCGCACCGCGCACGTACCGCCCGCCGTCCGCCACACCACCACCGTCCTCACCCTCGGCGGACTACTCGGCGTCTGCGCCGGTACGTACGGACTCCTCGCCGCCGAAGGCGCCCGCTACGGCCTGCCCGTCCTGCTCACCGGCCTCGCCGCCGCCCTCGCGGGCCTGCGCCTGGGCGGCCGCCGCTCGGTCCGCACCCGCTACCGCCCCGACCGCTGGGGCACCCGCGCCTGGCTGGTGGCCGGTTCCGGCGCGGCGGTGGCGGCCGCGATGATCTGGGCGGGCACGTACGCACCGGACGCCCTGCACCCGGGCGTCGTCCCGCTCACCGCCCCCGAGCTCCCCCTCTGGCCCGCCCTGGCCACGCTCGTGGGCCTGCTCCCGGCCTTCGTGACCCCCGCACCTCAGACACCCCGGACACCCCGGACACCCCAGGAGTCGAAATGA
- a CDS encoding ABC transporter ATP-binding protein: protein MIHFEEVSVTYEGHEAPTVQQVHLTVPEGELVLLIGPSGVGKSTLLGTVSGLVPHFTGGTLRGRVTVDGRDTRTHKPRELADLVGTVGQDPLAHFVTDTVEDELAYGMESLGLAPHVMRRRVEETLDLLGLADLRDRPIATLSGGQQQRVAIGSVLTPHPKVLVLDEPTSALDPAAAEEVLSVLQRLVHDLGTTVLMAEHRLERVIQYADRALLLPSPSTAPILGTPAEIMAISPVHPPVVTLGRLAGWHPLPLSVRDARRRATDLRAHLATRAPQPPTAKAPSHEEPRTDDPTVTGTTPTHAPQPPTAKAPSHEEPRTDDPTVTGTTPTHAPQPPTAKAPSHEEPRTDAPTVTGTTPTHAPQPPTANAPHKKTRTGDPTETGGAGGNADPAEGRVPTHRPARGPARAANTGLRAALARLRRGTTAATAAPAATATATVTELGVRRARIDALRAVTLTLAPGETTALMGRNGAGKSTLLNTLVGMIEPTTGTVTVNGRTPHRTPPRELIRDVGLVPQEPRDLLYADTVAAECAAADADAEAPDGTCRDLVTALLPGVPDDTHPRDLSEGQRLALALAIVLTGRPPLLLLDEPTRGLDYAAKARLADVLRDLAAEGHAIVLATHDVELAAEIAHRVVILADGEVVADGPTADVVVSSPSFAPQVSKILAPDPWLTVTQVREALA from the coding sequence ATGATCCACTTCGAAGAGGTGTCGGTCACGTACGAGGGCCACGAGGCCCCCACCGTCCAGCAGGTCCACCTCACCGTCCCCGAGGGCGAGTTGGTCCTGCTCATCGGCCCCTCGGGGGTCGGCAAGTCGACACTCCTCGGTACGGTCTCGGGCCTGGTCCCCCACTTCACCGGCGGCACCCTGCGCGGCCGTGTGACGGTCGACGGCCGCGACACCCGTACCCACAAACCGCGCGAACTCGCCGACCTGGTCGGCACGGTGGGCCAGGACCCGCTCGCCCACTTCGTCACCGACACGGTCGAGGACGAGCTGGCGTACGGCATGGAATCGCTCGGCCTCGCCCCGCACGTGATGCGCCGACGGGTCGAGGAGACCCTCGACCTGCTGGGCCTCGCGGACCTGCGCGACCGCCCGATCGCCACGCTCTCCGGCGGCCAGCAGCAGCGCGTGGCGATCGGCTCGGTCCTGACCCCGCACCCGAAGGTCCTGGTCCTGGACGAGCCGACGTCGGCCCTTGACCCGGCGGCGGCGGAGGAGGTCCTGTCCGTACTGCAACGCCTGGTCCACGACCTGGGCACGACGGTCCTGATGGCCGAACACCGCCTGGAACGAGTGATCCAGTACGCGGACCGGGCCCTCCTGCTCCCGTCCCCGTCCACCGCTCCGATCCTGGGCACCCCGGCGGAAATCATGGCGATCTCGCCGGTACACCCCCCGGTGGTCACTCTGGGCCGCCTGGCAGGCTGGCACCCCCTGCCTTTGTCGGTACGGGACGCCCGCCGCAGGGCAACAGACCTCCGAGCCCACCTGGCAACGAGAGCCCCGCAGCCGCCAACGGCGAAGGCACCGTCCCACGAAGAGCCCCGCACCGACGACCCCACCGTCACGGGCACCACCCCCACCCACGCCCCGCAGCCGCCAACGGCGAAGGCACCGTCCCACGAAGAGCCCCGCACCGACGACCCCACCGTCACGGGCACCACCCCCACCCACGCCCCGCAGCCGCCGACGGCGAAGGCACCGTCCCACGAAGAGCCCCGCACCGACGCCCCCACCGTCACGGGCACCACCCCCACCCACGCCCCGCAGCCGCCGACGGCGAACGCGCCCCACAAGAAGACCCGCACCGGCGATCCCACCGAAACGGGTGGTGCGGGTGGGAACGCCGACCCGGCCGAAGGCCGGGTGCCCACCCACCGCCCCGCACGGGGCCCCGCACGCGCGGCGAACACCGGCCTCCGCGCGGCCCTGGCCCGCCTCCGCCGAGGCACAACGGCAGCAACGGCAGCACCCGCCGCGACGGCAACCGCAACCGTCACCGAACTCGGCGTACGCCGAGCCCGCATCGACGCCCTGCGGGCCGTCACCCTCACCCTCGCCCCCGGCGAGACCACCGCCCTCATGGGAAGGAACGGCGCGGGCAAGTCCACCCTCCTCAACACCCTCGTCGGCATGATCGAGCCCACCACCGGCACGGTGACCGTCAACGGCCGCACCCCGCACCGCACTCCCCCGCGCGAGCTGATCCGCGACGTGGGCCTCGTACCGCAGGAGCCCCGGGACCTGCTGTACGCGGACACGGTCGCCGCCGAGTGCGCGGCGGCCGACGCCGACGCCGAGGCGCCCGACGGCACCTGCCGCGACCTCGTCACCGCGCTCCTCCCCGGCGTCCCCGACGACACCCACCCCCGCGACCTCTCCGAGGGCCAGCGCCTCGCCCTCGCCCTCGCGATCGTGCTGACCGGCCGCCCCCCGCTGCTCCTCCTAGACGAGCCGACCCGAGGCCTGGACTACGCGGCGAAGGCGCGCCTCGCGGACGTGCTGCGCGACCTCGCCGCCGAGGGCCACGCGATCGTCCTGGCCACCCACGACGTGGAGCTGGCGGCCGAGATCGCCCACCGGGTGGTGATCCTGGCCGACGGCGAGGTCGTCGCGGACGGCCCGACGGCCGACGTGGTCGTTTCCTCGCCCTCCTTCGCCCCGCAGGTCTCCAAGATCCTGGCCCCGGACCCGTGGCTCACGGTCACCCAGGTACGCGAGGCCCTGGCATGA
- a CDS encoding ECF transporter S component produces the protein MTAPRQRSDRQARAVRLGPRGVVALALITLIGIAAFGWPLLADGDSGLAHSQDAPWLFAALLPLLVGVVVATIADEDGGMDAKAVAMLGVLAAVGAALRPLGAGTAGLEPMFFLMVLSGRVLGPGFGFVLGAVTMFASALLTGGVGPWMPFQMLSMGWFTMGAGLLPGPHRLRGRGELALLALYGFAASFAYGTIMNLQGWTYIGGMSSGISFHPGDPLGENLVRFAAYCATTSLGWDLGRAVLTTVLTFALGSTVLKALRRATRRASFEAQVTFEGSGG, from the coding sequence ATGACGGCGCCCCGGCAGCGGAGCGACCGCCAGGCCAGGGCCGTCCGCCTCGGCCCCCGGGGCGTCGTCGCCCTCGCCCTCATCACCCTCATCGGCATCGCCGCCTTCGGCTGGCCCCTCCTCGCCGACGGGGACTCCGGGCTCGCCCACTCCCAGGACGCCCCCTGGCTCTTCGCCGCGCTCCTGCCCCTCCTCGTCGGGGTGGTCGTCGCCACCATCGCGGACGAGGACGGCGGCATGGACGCCAAGGCCGTCGCCATGCTCGGCGTCCTCGCCGCGGTCGGCGCCGCCCTGCGCCCGCTGGGCGCGGGCACGGCCGGTCTGGAGCCGATGTTCTTCCTGATGGTGCTGAGCGGCCGCGTCCTCGGCCCGGGCTTCGGGTTCGTGCTCGGCGCGGTCACGATGTTCGCGTCGGCCCTGCTCACGGGCGGTGTCGGCCCCTGGATGCCGTTCCAGATGCTGTCGATGGGCTGGTTCACGATGGGCGCCGGGCTGCTCCCGGGCCCGCACCGCCTCCGGGGCCGGGGCGAGCTGGCGCTGCTCGCGCTGTACGGCTTCGCGGCGTCCTTCGCGTACGGCACGATCATGAACCTTCAGGGCTGGACGTACATCGGCGGCATGTCGTCCGGGATCTCCTTCCACCCGGGCGACCCGCTGGGCGAGAACCTGGTGCGTTTCGCCGCGTACTGCGCGACCACCTCGCTCGGCTGGGACCTGGGCCGGGCGGTGCTCACGACCGTCCTGACGTTCGCGCTCGGCTCGACCGTCCTGAAGGCACTGCGCCGAGCCACCCGGCGCGCCTCCTTCGAGGCCCAGGTCACATTCGAGGGCTCCGGCGGGTGA
- a CDS encoding transglycosylase SLT domain-containing protein, with translation MSFAARLAARKNTIAAGAATLLAAAGIAVAAVPAQAAPMGAQDVAKKMIPSAAQFQCFSNIVHHESGWNVHASNPSSGAYGLVQALPGSKMATKGSDWQTNPATQIAWGLDYMNSRYGSPCGAWNFWQQNSWY, from the coding sequence GTGTCGTTCGCCGCCCGTCTCGCCGCCCGCAAGAACACGATCGCCGCCGGTGCCGCCACGCTGCTCGCCGCCGCCGGTATCGCGGTGGCCGCCGTTCCCGCCCAGGCCGCCCCCATGGGCGCCCAGGACGTGGCCAAGAAGATGATCCCGAGCGCCGCCCAGTTCCAGTGCTTCAGCAACATCGTCCACCACGAGTCCGGCTGGAACGTCCACGCCTCCAACCCGTCCAGCGGTGCGTACGGCCTGGTCCAGGCGCTGCCCGGCTCCAAGATGGCCACCAAGGGCTCCGACTGGCAGACCAACCCCGCCACCCAGATCGCCTGGGGCCTGGACTACATGAACTCGCGCTACGGCAGCCCGTGCGGCGCCTGGAACTTCTGGCAGCAGAACAGCTGGTACTGA
- a CDS encoding steroid 3-ketoacyl-CoA thiolase, whose protein sequence is MAAEPVIVEAVRTPIGRRGGALANLHPAYLLGETYRELLGRTGIHADCVEQIVGGTVTHAGEQSMNPARTAWLAMGLPYETAATTVDCQCGSSQQASHMVANMVAAGVVDIGISCGVEAMSRVPLGSGSKHGPGKPFPDEWNVDLPNQFEAAERIARHRGLTRERVDSLGLLSQERAGVAWAEERFKRETFSVQVPTTEEEQAAGQGMWRLVDRDEGLRDTSMEALAGLKPVMPTAVHTAGNSSQISDGAAAIMWASKRMARALKLRPRARIVAQALVGADPHFHLDGPIDATRAVLGKAGMSLRDIDLVEINEAFASVVLSWAQVFDQDLDKVNVNGGAIALGHPVGATGARLITTALHELERRDREFALVTMCAGGALATATILQRL, encoded by the coding sequence ATGGCCGCGGAACCCGTCATCGTCGAAGCCGTACGCACACCGATCGGCAGGCGCGGTGGCGCGCTCGCCAATCTGCACCCCGCCTATCTGCTCGGCGAGACCTACCGCGAGCTGCTCGGGCGGACCGGGATCCACGCCGACTGCGTCGAGCAGATCGTCGGCGGCACGGTCACGCACGCCGGCGAGCAGTCCATGAACCCGGCGCGCACCGCGTGGCTGGCGATGGGACTGCCGTACGAGACGGCGGCGACCACCGTGGACTGCCAGTGCGGGTCGTCCCAGCAGGCCAGTCACATGGTCGCCAACATGGTGGCGGCGGGGGTCGTGGACATCGGCATCAGCTGCGGGGTGGAGGCGATGTCGCGGGTGCCACTGGGGTCGGGGTCCAAGCACGGGCCCGGGAAGCCGTTCCCGGACGAGTGGAACGTGGACCTGCCCAACCAGTTCGAGGCGGCCGAGCGGATCGCGCGGCACCGGGGGCTGACGCGCGAGCGGGTCGACTCGCTGGGGCTGCTCTCGCAGGAGCGGGCCGGGGTGGCGTGGGCGGAGGAGCGGTTCAAGCGGGAGACGTTCTCCGTGCAGGTGCCCACGACCGAGGAGGAGCAGGCGGCCGGGCAGGGCATGTGGCGGCTCGTCGACCGGGACGAGGGCCTGCGGGACACGTCGATGGAGGCGCTGGCCGGGCTGAAGCCGGTCATGCCGACCGCCGTGCACACGGCCGGGAACTCCTCCCAGATCTCCGACGGCGCGGCCGCGATCATGTGGGCGTCCAAGCGGATGGCCCGGGCGCTGAAGCTGCGGCCCCGGGCGCGGATCGTGGCGCAGGCGCTGGTGGGGGCGGACCCGCACTTCCACCTGGACGGGCCGATCGACGCGACGCGGGCGGTGCTGGGCAAGGCGGGCATGTCCTTGCGGGACATCGACCTGGTCGAGATCAACGAGGCGTTCGCCTCGGTGGTGCTGAGCTGGGCCCAGGTCTTCGACCAGGACCTGGACAAGGTGAACGTCAACGGCGGCGCGATAGCCCTCGGCCACCCGGTCGGCGCGACGGGCGCCCGCCTCATCACGACGGCCCTGCACGAGCTGGAACGGCGTGACCGGGAGTTCGCGCTGGTCACGATGTGTGCGGGGGGTGCGCTGGCGACGGCGACGATCTTGCAGCGGTTGTAG